The window atcacaagtaaaatgtcaggggaaaataacatatgcctcagcagtgatactgctgactaaggcaaaagaaaatCATAGACTCCATGAGAGTATCGATTGAATGAtgcgcctggctcagtctaacaaaaggaagcacagactccagacagtattgaatgaacgacacagctagcaaagtctaaaacaagaaaaACACAGACTCCAGCCAGTATCAAATTAACGATACAACTAGTAAAGTCTTAAACAAGAAAATACAAActccagacggtatcaaatgaacgatacaactagcaaagtctaaaacaagaaaatacagACTCCATACAGTATCAAaagaacgatacagctagcaaagtctaaaatatATGGTAATCCTAAGTGGTTTGTTTCGAGGATACCGTGTTAAatcttgttaccttaaggccatgaattataaggtaaacatggagatactagTAACCacactgattgacactagagtacttgacgccctgaaagcgtcggaataaatgtgacatttgtcaccccttggcttggtcggccaGGGattgtagctaatagtcaggttGTGGGAGTCTCAGTCCCGTATAggtctatacacacaatgcccgctctcgcTCCAAAAGACTCCGGTTACCAACTTGATAACGGGGaaatccgtgtcctgaagatgcatctcgtattctgaattctattagaggtgCGGGACTAAtgatatagactcatgaatgaactgactcctgggaattctcgtactagaaagagtaaatataatctcctaactattcctataatagttactagtgtctctggtcTATGAACGATgactggaaggatgcccttgctacccaagggaaatgaactcgtcgatggaaacctttatgtctacacatgtatacataatatataactaatgtttgaacgaccttcggacggataaccgatacccaccagaccacatcccaacgaggaaaaggaaatagggcgaactagccttcctaagtctttcaaacattatttatataactatacaaatacaggcatgcatttaacgaaataaaagcatagaagaaaactctgaagaaaactttggaaaaactttacacataagaaatttacgacttgatgtcagtttgtaaaacaagtttgaaaatatttggaatcctttgaaaaacctttcataacaactttgaaaatgatttgtataaaacagattaagtgaagaaaacctttggaaaacctttaacaagagttgaaagcGAGTTTGGAACATCTTAAGCTGGTTAAAACAGTTATCATgtaaaaatctattttgctatacaattattaatcacgtgtgatttatctaataactgtacagttcaacttgtattccaccccccccccccccctataaaagaagttaaaatcatttaaaaggttaattcaggggtatgaactcacctgttgtaagtggatcggatggaggtgccggttgggtgctcggtgtcaagtaaagacttaaacacacttagtgaccttgtaacatatgaaggcatatgtttacatacagttagtaattataatactaattaaacacgtatacgcatcctaatgtgcggaaaacactttggtcaagtgctaggaggctattgggttgaaaTAAGgaagtgtatggcctagttagggagtttactcttcaagagtaaactctttatggagATTTCAGCcttaagaccatatccccatgagtttacagccataaactcatggctggtgtgttcttggatgctaaaaGGTCTCATATCACTTGttgaattaggctaggttcaaatctagggcataggaaagGGTTAAGGCTCCAAAGGGACcacttaagggagttcacggctgtaaacctagagtttacggccgtaaacgctcACTTTGTCATTCCCTTCAtgaattaaggtcttaaatgaaagagtataaggttctatgcattttttcaagccatatgaggaagttagggcatcatttggccttcTTAAGGGAGTtaacggcccatggaccaatccttgaggggtttatggccgtaaactcctaggtcCTTAGTTTCTTTGATGATTAAAGGCCCTACTtcatttgtggttgattctagacatttacccaagccttaggaggtgtttaagggcaaacttaacaccttaaaaggtgttcacggctcaTGAGgaggggtttatggtccaagagtgttcttgggccgtaaactcatgtttactctccgtatgataaggttttggtgttctaagctcatatatgtaagtccacaagtcatacctaagccctaggagtgatttagaaaggtttggggcttcaaaaccccacttataggtgtttacagtccaagagtgttcttgggccgtaaacacatgattttgaggcttttggatgtcttaaacacgaatttgcatgttaaatgagctaaacaacaagttagggtagatcacttactagtttggggcttgaaagaggCGTTTTTAGATCGAaggcaacttgtagagagagagagagagagtagagagagggtggaaagtttcaaatggagtccactcacccttatatagggtttgagtttgtggctcggaGGAAATTTACCCGATATTGACGTtacacggggcttttggtcgcacccgattaaatggtcgtaatttgacttggttgtaactaaaatttttcaaggaaatattgagggtgtttctaatttgttccaacccttatgaagtcatagtaaaagtcccaatttaattaacctaatccaaaaaaGTTAACGGACAATTTAATAAAGCGAGTTTTATTAATGGAAGAAGAGTTtaaaatgacgggataaatttcgggttgtcacaatctgCATCTCTGGCAGGAGAGCCGGTGCTGATGAGATTTCAGTACTAAACACCGGTGCCATATCTGCTCTTGCTGCGGGTCTCGATTTCAACTTTTCCAGATACCTCTTGAACGAGATGATGAGAAACGTGGAAGGAAAAAGGAAAGACGAGATACTGATCTATGAAACTGACCACGAAAAGTTATTCCAAAGTTTTAGTCAGTAAtctgtatttttatatataaacaaaatttaatttgaaacTAAACCATAAACTAACTCAAAATCTTAAAACTTTCTTGGAAATTTCCTAAATTGAAATTGATAGTTTTATATAACTTAAAGGATAATAAACTTAAGTCATGAGggttaaaaatataacattttaaaagaaTTTGATGCTTTATTGGTGACAAGCCTATTTTTGTAAAATAATTacagaaattttcaaaacaaacctattaaaataaataaataaataataataataatttataaaataaaataaaataaaaactaaaattaaattaaaaaaaaaaaaaaaaaaaaaaaaaactcaatgggTAAGCAAGTTAGTCGGACAATTGTACGCACACCCTACATTTGTACCTTATATAACTAACCTTAATTTCCTTCACCACAATCAAATGCACCCCTTCTTTCGCCTTACTCTCTCTCTATAATcgattttcttttcatttttttttgtcattttattttataattaaatatttctACATGGAACTTCGTCTCTCTCCAATGGTTCCCCACATTCACTTCAACTCTAAAGGACAATGTTTCGATAAGCTCCAGGTTCCCATTCGTTCCTTATAGGATTACAATATCGTTAATATCTCATAGAACAATCACGTCCTTTGTAGTTTTGGAGAACAAAAAGAATGTTGGGTGACGCTGTTCATCCACCCGAACAGCCTTCCATGGTACAATATTCTCTCGCCtacttgtatatttttttattttaagttttcaTGCATGGACTAAAATCCAAAGatatattatgtatatgcatTGTTAATTTACATCGTTTTCAAGAAAGTTCGTAAAAGAATATTCTCTAGCAGGTTTAGTTTTTAACGGGTTCTTTTAGGTTGGTGGATCAATTAGACGGTTCATCTAATTTTTGGTCGTGATCATGCATGTGTCATGAAGATCGAATGAATTCTGAATTTATTTGGCTTGATTTCGAAAGTGTTTGCACTTTTTTAATAAAAGAACATTTGGAGATGGTGATACGTAGTGGTGAGGTTGACGTGTATCAAGTAGTATAAAGGAAAGCTTTGAAGATTGGGGTAACTTGATTAAATTCTCTTTTGGCTGTTTTTATCCTTATCATCTTAGATTGATTCTCGTCATCTAAAAACCGGATGTGTCttcattaattttttaatatcatgTATGTGCGAGGCATGGTCCCATTTGCAAGTGTATGTTGTAGTCTCATTTATCCTTTTAATCGTGTGTATCGTAGAGACTAGAGAAGATCTAAGGCTCGTATATATCTATCGAGATAATAGATTCCAGGTCTAGCATCGTCATGGACTCAAAACATGTCTACTTTTAATCTCATTAACCATCGATCTTAAGGGCGTGTTGGTTCCCACGTTGGCTAGctaatctttatatatatatatatatatatatatatatatatatatatatatatatatatatatatatatatatatatatatatatatatatatatatatatatatatatatatatatatatatgttggcaTCTCTCTAACAAATTTCATCTCTAAATTGATGGTCTTTTACCACACCGAGTACCTAATCTATAACACCATCTCCTTTTTGGAATGATTTTGAGAATACAAATTAATGTGTCACTTTCAATGACCGCGTTATGTTTAAGTAGTCTTAGTTATTTGATTCTTTGATTCAATTTAGATATCGTGATGATCAACATCTTCTTGGAATCTATGTGTGTATATAAATTATGTTGAGGTCTCTTATGAATTGTGACAATTTTATGGGTCTATTTTGTTCttcaaattttttatttaaaacggGTATTTGTATCAAGGTTGGAATATAGTATATATTATTGAGCGTGTTTTTTACTATTTAATTTGTTTGATATGGCTTTTGCTTCTTCTTTAAGCTTACTCGAAGCttacttttcttttcttttttgaatAGCAGGACCAGGTGTCGAGCCCATTAAGTGCTCAAATATTGGAGTTCTGTGAATCAGAGTTATTCCCAGAGACGATACAAAACTCAGAAGTTGCTTCGAGCTCAAATTATTGCTATGATGACCAATCCTCATACACCACTAACCTCTCCTTCCCTCCCGATATAATCAAATACCCAACTCCCATAGACAACGCAACTAAAATTGCAAAGTCGAACAACACCTTCTCCATAATCTTTGATGAAGAAATAACCGAAAACAGTCTAGACTTCACAACCTCTCCAAATCACAGCCTCCCTCAATACCAGTTTGGCCATCATGACCAGTTTGATCTCTCTTTACTCCAAAACCAAATCGTAGATCACAACAACGCAATCAATGGCCAGATTCaggcatatcatcatcctcatccaAACGATCATGTTGTCCCTAAAATGGGATCGGTATTGCCCACAGTTTGTGAAGATGATTGCTTATCTTCTATGCCACCTTCAAAGTTCATGTGCTTGAATAAAACTTCATCACCTAACTGCTCGTTCATAGATCCGGCGGTGACCTCCTACCTATCTGGGAACTCGAACCCTCCTTTACCAGCTGTAGAAAGCTCAGGGATCTTCAATGGGAATTTGTTCTTAGGGAATGAAATTCAACCTCATGATTTAGATTTTAAGGGAGACAATGGTAGCATCTTTTGTCCAGATCCTTTACCACGACCTTACAATCCTAATGAACTTCAGGTGGGTTTCAGGATTATTATAATGTTTcgatatttttgttttcttttaataCTGTTTAATTTGGAAACCAATTCAGGCCCTTAGTAGCGAAAGCCATCATCTTGTAAATGGAAGTGGGAGCTGTGCGACACAATTAGCCTCAGAAATCACAAGTTTGGAAACTGATACGTTTAGAGTCGCTAGTAAACTCACTACTGAAGAACGCAAAGAAAAGATCCATAAATACATGAAGAAAAGAAACGAGAGAAATTTCAGTAAGAAAATCAAGGTATGTTTAGAAAGATTTAGTTGTTGTTTGATAATAATTACAGATGATGTGAGAAATTTACTGTTGCAGTATGCATGCCGAAAAACTTTGGCAGACAGTAGGC of the Lactuca sativa cultivar Salinas chromosome 6, Lsat_Salinas_v11, whole genome shotgun sequence genome contains:
- the LOC111908195 gene encoding two-component response regulator-like APRR7 isoform X2, which translates into the protein MLRSLMNCDNFMGLFCSSNFLFKTGICIKDQVSSPLSAQILEFCESELFPETIQNSEVASSSNYCYDDQSSYTTNLSFPPDIIKYPTPIDNATKIAKSNNTFSIIFDEEITENSLDFTTSPNHSLPQYQFGHHDQFDLSLLQNQIVDHNNAINGQIQAYHHPHPNDHVVPKMGSVLPTVCEDDCLSSMPPSKFMCLNKTSSPNCSFIDPAVTSYLSGNSNPPLPAVESSGIFNGNLFLGNEIQPHDLDFKGDNGSIFCPDPLPRPYNPNELQALSSESHHLVNGSGSCATQLASEITSLETDTFRVASKLTTEERKEKIHKYMKKRNERNFSKKIKYACRKTLADSRPRVRGRFAKNDEYGENNRTTCNNHEEDTDEDIKSFRVVVKEEEENFESSDIFAHISGMNSFKYNYSIQSWI
- the LOC111908195 gene encoding two-component response regulator-like APRR7 isoform X1 is translated as MGLFCSSNFLFKTGICIKQDQVSSPLSAQILEFCESELFPETIQNSEVASSSNYCYDDQSSYTTNLSFPPDIIKYPTPIDNATKIAKSNNTFSIIFDEEITENSLDFTTSPNHSLPQYQFGHHDQFDLSLLQNQIVDHNNAINGQIQAYHHPHPNDHVVPKMGSVLPTVCEDDCLSSMPPSKFMCLNKTSSPNCSFIDPAVTSYLSGNSNPPLPAVESSGIFNGNLFLGNEIQPHDLDFKGDNGSIFCPDPLPRPYNPNELQALSSESHHLVNGSGSCATQLASEITSLETDTFRVASKLTTEERKEKIHKYMKKRNERNFSKKIKYACRKTLADSRPRVRGRFAKNDEYGENNRTTCNNHEEDTDEDIKSFRVVVKEEEENFESSDIFAHISGMNSFKYNYSIQSWI